The DNA region acatcttgattgctttattcCAAATCCATTGTGATgtcatacagagccaaaattatgacagttgcatcactgtccaaatacttccCGACTGTATTTGTTGTATGTTTTGAAAGAATATATTAGTATAAACAATCTGAATTAAAAATCTATACACCTGTAATTCCTTCCAGAACAAGAACTTTAAAACCAGATTTGGTGGGATTGGTGTACACACTGTTCTTGAAGTTCAGCAGTttacaaacagcaaaaaaatgttcttattctgaattttaaatgcataatcACCCATTCCTTTCTATTGTATTTGTGTTTCCCTTTTCTTAAAACCACACATGCAcacttaatataaaattaaagcaagctttgcatatattaaaatattgaaattatttaCAATGGCAACTATCGACTTCCAGATAACATCCTCCTTTTAGTTTTGAGCTTTACACTGTTTCTAAGGTGATGTTATTGCTCCCAGCCTCTCCATTCGTTTTCCTTTAGACAGTGAAGCCACCTGTTTTATAAGATCTCGATTTCtgacctgaaaaagaaaaaaaattaaatcccatTTAATTCTCAAGGAAACACAGGTTTTTTCCCCCAATAATAATCCTATACATAGGTATCTTAAGTACAGTTTACTGTGTATGGTTAGTTTTTTTTCAAACCACAGCATACTTTTTACTCTAAATCAGCTGAAACAAATTAAACTTAAGTAGTCACTGAAGTTGATTATCaacagaaatacagtaagtaCAGCTTTCATTATCTGTGCAGGAAACATATTGTTTAATAGTGAATTCTGTGAACTCCGTTACTTCAGTACAGGGTCACAGGTACCAGTAGCCTATCGTAGTAGTGCCTAGAAGGAGGAAGGAAACAATCCTAGACAAGACACCAGTTCAACACAAAATTATTTAGTTATGCcattattaattatttcaaaatacagtggaacctcggttcatgaccataattcattccaaaactctggtcgtaaaccgatttggtcgggaaccaaagcaatttcccccataggattgtatgtaaatacaattaatccattccagaccatacgaattgtatgtatatatttttttacgtttttaagcacaaatatagttaattaaaccatagaatgcacagcgtaatagtaaactaaatgtaaaaacattgaataacactgagaaaaccttgaacaacagagaaaactaacattgcaatagttcacgctatagtgctaccaaccactgactaaaaacactttttttttttttgagttttaagcacaagggaaaaagtgaacatttgaaaaaatccgtaatttaataaaccaccaagaaaagtaacattgcaacaatgcacgctacgaaccgatcgctgtaaacagaagtgaaaacaaaatcaagcccagctcattctttaactgccttcctaccttatgcatccagctctctctcgcgttgcctgtgtgtgtgtgtgtgtgtgtgtcgcgctctctcgcttgctgcacaggaaatgcacagggagagactgaacatgtacaaaccgaaagagaaactggcttgttcgtataccgagtgtgtggtcgtgaaccaaggcaaaagtttggcaaactttttggtcgtaaaccgatttgtacgtgtaccaaggttccactgtatataataccCTATTCATATAATATATGAAGATTCCCATTAAGCGACACAACTTTCCCCAAAGTTTGTACTTTACCAGGATTCTTTCTGTATTTACCCATTTTTCTTAAAAGCTGCAATGTTTCTAACAATGGGACAGACAAACTGAAGGACAGAACATAACACCATAAATATTGTTAACACTAAGTCTTAATGATATAGAgaagtaatatttttttgtttttgcaattacattttaaagaataGTAACCCCACTTCGAAATGAGATTTTCTCCACCTATTGTTTTCTGAAATCCACcctcaaaatatattaaaaaatatgtacacCTTAAGTAGCTAGTCAACTGTTAATCCTTCAGATTTCCTGTTGCTAATCATTCATTGTATTGATTCTTCTTACAATATAATAACCACAAGTAGCAACTTCTCCAATATATGGGTAACAGTGTTAAAGCACTAAATAATAAGCGTGAATAGACTAGAgtttaaaacaattcaaaaagtccATTATAAACTCATACACTGTtcttaaaaaatacacatatcCTAGGGACGTACTCAAATATGATCTGTATGGTACGTAGAAAATTTTACATAGTAAATCTTTAGGTTAAAAAAACATGtacataactacagtatataataacaaCTTACATTACATGTATATATTTTAGGCCTATACTGAAttacacaaactaaaaaaaataaatacctgGATCTGTTCAACTATAAGCTTGTGAGCCTTCTCCATTTGATTCATCTTACTTCTCATTTGACTTTCTTGGTACTGAAATTCAGCTTTCAACTCTGTGagctaatataaaaaaacaaaccatttgAAAGGAAGGACAGCACAACTAAAAGCACTATCCTGCAAGTTCTTATTCAAAACTAACTTCagaatatacattttttgaatttctCGATACATTTTCCAACCTTTAAATCCACGTTAATATCTAGAGATCATTGAGAACAAGGCTGAACTTTTATATAGTGTGCTAAAACTaaaatattatgaacatggaCAAAATATAAGTGGTACAGTTAACTACatacctttttttccttttcaagcaTTAGCTGGTCTTTTTGGAGCAAAACCTTTTTGAGTGCAGCCACCTCTTCTTTCAGCTGGGTTATAACTGTAAGCTGGCTTGTTCCGGGGGAGTCAAAAGCAAGATATGGAGAAGAACTGGAAacggaagaaaagaaaaagtatttttgcaCTACTTTTATGTAATGCTCTACAGAATACACTGCAAAATCAGAATTGTCTCAGAAAAGAGTAGGTTGCTTTTACTCttataaatgtgtgtcaatgtttCAAAGTTTAACAGCATGTGGTCTTAACAATATTTCACACCAGAAATGCAGATACATTGctgctttttctgtatttttaatttcttttaagaaTGTACAATATGATTGTTGAAGGAGTAAATGAATTTGGAAGGTAAACAGCCAACCTAAATAAATCCAGACAATTATTATGAAAATGATTGTTATCCAAGTTCTAAAATAGGAAATAAGAAATATGTGCGCTAGGGTATTGAATATGGAATTGTTAAATGCAAAGTAGCCAAAatcaattcaaatataaacacgTCCCTTCCAATGCAACACGAATCTGAGACACTggttaatgtgttttattttatgttccttTCCGGTTGTTCAGCTTGCGTCTGCTTTAAAAGGAAAGGCATTCTACCTTTTCTGcttctttattttactttgacactACTTTCAACAATGATATATTCCCACTCCTTccaaaaagcaaacaatattcttataattataatgtAGGAAGATACTAAGCTTCTTTTGCATGGAAAATTCACAGGCTGGTAAACTTTCACTTCACACTTAAGGTATCttttgtagtaaaaaaaacagatccaCTGTGATAGTAGTATTAAATGTCATCTcactttatgtattcattttaaagtgATTACCGGTACACATTTCTTTGAAGTATATTGAAGACTGATTGACAAGAtaattttctgtttcattatCTTAAAGTGAAATTAGTTAAACAGCATGATGCAGCAAGAAAGATCTGAAATAGTCTATGTTTAAGTTCAACAGCCCTTAATGACAGAAGAATCTTTTTTCATCAAAAAATGACACATGGAAGCTCTTCCATATTAAATATCATTCATACAGGACACTTGGCTATTTTTTGTTTCCCTTAGACACAtagaatatcattttaaaaatattttgcctcACATTTACAAATTCTGCTTCAAtttaaatcattttcactttGAATATTACCTGTCTTCATTGGCTATGATGTCATCAAACTTGGTTTTCTTCTTAGGAATTTCATTTTGAATAGATGATGTAGACAATGTTTTTTGActagagaaaaagaagaattttaattgaaacaacAGATATCTGAATTCTATAACAACCTTTTTCTACTGGTGTCCTTCACTTAACTTCTGATAAGAAAAAACGCAAACCAGTCCCTAAATCACTTTCAAATGTGGTACTGGGGTCTCATGTGGCTGTTTCTTCTGCCAagcattttcttaattagaaaccaactttttatatattacatttatttgagtATGGATCTTTgcatgtaaaaattaaaacaaaaatattacattcCTATTACCACCTTTTTTAATGTACAgctttacttttttccatttaattgCTTTTGTTTCATTGCTTCACTCATTTCTTAAGATTCCTGAGCCCTAAACGATTTTTCTGTTTCTAAAACTCAGCAGGTTTTTATCAGTAAACAGAGATAAGAGTAAATAAAACAACTAAAAGCAGAAATATTAATTTGGTAACATATGCACACCATTTTTGAATTATCTGGAATTATCAGAAATAATAAATGACGCTTAAAATGTGTGATGCAACAGAATGAATTATGTAATGTTTTCAATTTATAGAGGGTTTttccaaaaactgaaaatatactgATAATTCCATGAAATAACTGTACAAGTCACATCGaaacaaagcaataaaataaactgtaaaacgAAATGCTTTTCAAAAACTGTTGTTAAAGAACCTGAAACAACACAAGTTGATCAAAAATATTACTTGATCGGTTCAGTCATAGCTgatgtgatatatacagtatttatacaccCACAAGGTAATCAGTTCAAATTGTAGAGTTCAACAGTGTGGACCAAAATTAACTTGTAATTTGTAAATACCTGTTATAATGGTTGTTGTTACTAGCATGTCTAGCATATGGAGCCTTCTGCAAACCAGGGTCAGAGGAGGTACTCAAGTGCTTGCGCTGTTCTTTGGTCTTCTGGAGGACACGTTTGTAAGACAAAGTGCAAAGCCAGCACAACAGCTTATCATCTgcctagaaacaaaaaaaatcagcttaGCATGCTAAGTTCATGATTCACATTGCAAGTTTAAGGTTTCCCTAAATGAGATTCCACCATTAGAATTTGACATACAGAATCAACACAGACAGAACATTTATTAAGTCTATTAAAGAGTAATACTGTCTAAATGTTTAACCTTGTCAGAATAAACACCCTTTCAATTATTTGCATGCCTATACTtctattacttaaaataaaatagcacAGGTTTATAGGAAGTTTGTTTTAAACTGATACACTATATCCTCCTGCATGTATGCTAGACACTGACATAACTGTTCTAAGTAGATCATCCTAAAACAGTTTTTCTGATCAGAATATAGAAATAACCCAAAATCCCTAAAATTAGCTCTCAGCAACTGGTATACTTCATGAGTGGAAAACACAACAGTTCTAAACATGTGTGGGTGAGTGATGGGGAAAATATGCTGCTTCAGATGTTATTTATAAGAAATATTAGCAAACCAGTATAAATAATAAtcttgtttacaaataatctgtTTTTAGCAAGACACTCTTAGCACTACTGACTTTCAAATactacttagccaataaaaggtgatgCTCGACTTGCTGTGTAATCAACAGCATATACCAATAAGAATATGCATATATGGCAGTCTactcattttacaaaaaaaaaaaaaaaaagaaaaagaaatttattttactttatttagtttttttttttttttttatgttagtgAATATACATGCATTCTTCCcgaaagaaaaaacaatattaagcaTACTGaatacatttcttatttacctgACAATTAACTTTAGTTAAACTTGGTATATCCCTAGCATTTGGTTAGCTAcgcttgcttaattaaaaacactTTTGATTCACTAACTAAAATAACATGACCAGGATTTTTAAGACATCACTTGTTGCTTTTGTCAGTAGGAAATTCAGTCTAAAAATACCCATGAACACCCATAACTGTAAAGGTTGTTTTCATACCTTCCTTTTGTCATCCTTTCTGTCAAAGGCACACTGCTGTTTACACTGTTCACAAGTATGTGGTGGACCATATTTCTTCTCAGAATTAGTACAGCGCTGACATTTACTTCCAATGAAAGCAGCAATTACATTACAGTACTGGCAAGGTTTAGGCTATGAAACAAACAGATGGATGAAGGTTATTGTAACTCTGTGAAAAATAATGATGAAGCACAGGTGTCATGTTAAAAGGGTGTGAGACATCACTTTGTATAATAAAATtcaagaagtgggaaaagatttgctttaaaaaaaagcaacttatttaaaaaatattacacattaagtacacaaaatttaaatttattctgtatgcatatttttcttatattcatTTCACTTTAAGCAGTCACTTACCGTTCCATAGGTTTTGACATTATGGGTGCATTTACGGCAGATGGTGTTTGTTTTGCTacaagtaaaaaagaaagaaaataaataaataaacatctttAGATAATTAAGTTATTTTATGTAGTGCTATCAGTTACATAAAGCTAATAGCCAGCTTTACTGCAAGTTTCTTGGACATAAATTTCctttaactattaaaaaaatgtaaacactttgATGTGTTATTGTTTACTTTATGTATACTTGCCGAGCTGAAAGActttctagtgttaaaaacattatgaaagccagattttcttttaatgggctggaaactttaaaaatgttgttaaaatatGTTTACCTGCTGTTAAATTCTAACcttaacaaacaaaacaattcGCTTCTTGCTTAAAGAAAGTACTGAATAGCAATTATTTTTCAACAAGCACTACTCCCTTGAGACATGCCTTGTTCAGCTCAGTGTGTTTAAGTCCTACTGGGAGAGGCGGTGTTACCACTGGTAACAATCACTGATATACAGTAAACTACAGCAAGTGTGCGGGAGCAATTTATAATTAAGAAGTTTTTTATACATGACATCAGTAATAGAGGACCAGTAAATAAACACATTATCATTTatgtcataataaaaaaatacctttCTTGTTGAAACTCCATTCTACAATAAGTGCACTTTACCACAGGATGCGCATTACGACAATCCTAGAAAAGAAACACACAACA from Erpetoichthys calabaricus chromosome 14, fErpCal1.3, whole genome shotgun sequence includes:
- the LOC114664578 gene encoding protein FAM76A-like produces the protein MAALYACTKCHQRYPFEALSQGQQLCKDCRNAHPVVKCTYCRMEFQQESKTNTICRKCTHNVKTYGTPKPCQYCNVIAAFIGSKCQRCTNSEKKYGPPHTCEQCKQQCAFDRKDDKRKADDKLLCWLCTLSYKRVLQKTKEQRKHLSTSSDPGLQKAPYARHASNNNHYNSQKTLSTSSIQNEIPKKKTKFDDIIANEDSSSPYLAFDSPGTSQLTVITQLKEEVAALKKVLLQKDQLMLEKEKKLTELKAEFQYQESQMRSKMNQMEKAHKLIVEQIQVRNRDLIKQVASLSKGKRMERLGAITSP